Proteins from one Nilaparvata lugens isolate BPH chromosome 10, ASM1435652v1, whole genome shotgun sequence genomic window:
- the LOC111044918 gene encoding PXMP2/4 family protein 4 isoform X2 produces the protein MRLVLQKVKDVSSKYPVIRGMVSYAVIWPIGSLVQQTIAGVDQYDYARAARFCLFGSCYVAPTLHTWLKVAVQMFPKKTLASAFTKGVVEQFTYTPFAMTSFFFGMSILEGRTVERSIQEVKDKFIPTYKVAVCVWPVLQTFNYMFVPEKNRIVFASFCSLIWTIFLAYMHHLRMQQAELENKAKQLNSA, from the exons atgaGATTGGTGTTACAAAAGGTGAAAGATGTGTCGAGTAAATACCCCGTCATCCGAGGTATGGTTTCCTATGCAGTTATTTGGCCGATTGGAAGTCTTGTTCAACAGACTATAGCCGGTGTTGATCAGTATGATTATGCTCGTGCAGCCAGATTCTGTTTATTTGGATCATGTTATGTAGCACCAACATTGCACACATGGCTAAAGGTAGCTGTGCAAATGTTCCCAAAAAAGACTCTTGCGTCCGCGTTTACTAAG gGCGTGGTAGAGCAGTTCACGTACACTCCATTCGCAATGACTAGTTTCTTTTTCGGAATGAGCATATTGGAAGGAAGGACAGTCGAACGATCGATACAAGAAGTGAAGGACAAATTTATACCAACATACAAG GTTGCTGTGTGTGTATGGCCTGTGCTGCAAACATTCAACTACATGTTTGTGCCCGAGAAGAACCGCATTGTGTTTGCCAGCTTCTGCAGTTTGATATGGACCATATTTCTGGCTTACATGCATCATCTCAGAATGCAGCAGGCGGAACTGGAGAATAAAGCCAAACAACTGAACTCAGCGTGA
- the LOC111044918 gene encoding mpv17-like protein isoform X1: protein MRLVLQKVKDVSSKYPVIRGMVSYAVIWPIGSLVQQTIAGVDQYDYARAARFCLFGSCYVAPTLHTWLKVAVQMFPKKTLASAFTKGVVEQFTYTPFAMTSFFFGMSILEGRTVERSIQEVKDKFIPTYKVALFVWPVLQTVNHHFVPEKNRVIYVSVCSLMWSSFLAYMKVTPAADIKTKNVAAVQSSTSL, encoded by the exons atgaGATTGGTGTTACAAAAGGTGAAAGATGTGTCGAGTAAATACCCCGTCATCCGAGGTATGGTTTCCTATGCAGTTATTTGGCCGATTGGAAGTCTTGTTCAACAGACTATAGCCGGTGTTGATCAGTATGATTATGCTCGTGCAGCCAGATTCTGTTTATTTGGATCATGTTATGTAGCACCAACATTGCACACATGGCTAAAGGTAGCTGTGCAAATGTTCCCAAAAAAGACTCTTGCGTCCGCGTTTACTAAG gGCGTGGTAGAGCAGTTCACGTACACTCCATTCGCAATGACTAGTTTCTTTTTCGGAATGAGCATATTGGAAGGAAGGACAGTCGAACGATCGATACAAGAAGTGAAGGACAAATTTATACCAACATACAAG GTAGCTCTATTTGTGTGGCCAGTGCTGCAGACAGTGAACCACCATTTTGTACCTGAAAAGAATCGAGTTATCTACGTGAGTGTCTGCAGCCTGATGTGGTCCTCATTCCTGGCTTACATGAAGGTTACCCCCGCCGCAGATATTAAAACGAAAAATGTTGCTGCTGTACAGTCTTCAACTTCGTTATAG